Proteins from a genomic interval of Rattus norvegicus strain BN/NHsdMcwi chromosome 2, GRCr8, whole genome shotgun sequence:
- the LOC100359700 gene encoding eukaryotic translation initiation factor 1-like produces the protein MRPSPMSAIQNLHSFDPFADASKGDDRLPAGTENYIRIRIQQRNSRKTLTTVQGITDDYDKKKLVKAFKKKFACNGAVIDPPDYIQLQGAQRKNVCQLLIETGLAKDGQLKVHGF, from the coding sequence ATGCGGCCGTCTCCTATGTCTGCTATCCAGAACCTTCACTCTTTCGACCCCTTTGCTGATGCAAGTAAGGGTGATGACCGGCTTCCTGCTGGCACCGAGAATTATATCCGTATAAGAATTCAACAGAGAAACAGCAGGAAGACCCTTACAACTGTCCAAGGGATCACTGATGATTACGATAAAAAGAAACTAGTGAAAGCGTTTAAGAAGAAATTTGCCTGCAATGGTGCTGTAATTGACCCTCCAGACTATATTCAGCTACAGGGTGCTCAGCGCAAGAACGTGTGTCAGCTCCTGATAGAGACTGGACTGGCTAAGGACGGTCAGCTGAAGGTTCATGGGTTTTAA